From the Desulfovibrio sp. JY genome, one window contains:
- a CDS encoding helix-turn-helix transcriptional regulator produces MLSSNLEKLMSEKEWTVRALAEATRLAPQTIMRARGDMIGRCTLDTLATIAVALGVRTKDLYEEE; encoded by the coding sequence ATGCTCTCAAGTAACTTGGAAAAATTGATGTCTGAAAAAGAATGGACCGTTCGGGCTTTGGCCGAGGCCACGCGACTTGCACCCCAGACCATCATGCGCGCCCGGGGGGATATGATCGGCCGGTGCACACTCGACACCCTGGCCACCATCGCCGTGGCGCTCGGGGTCAGGACGAAGGACTTGTACGAGGAGGAGTGA
- a CDS encoding site-specific integrase, with the protein MPSLLRRNGTKRWCGAVMVNGQRSSHWLPDASKDSERAAAAWEAAEKVRLKNLQAGVQTIPLVSWTVLRLATEAGLHSKVRDSARTYAEKYRVLKRFVLSIGPDTLLEAVDVDAAETFLNKQAETRGGNAANKDRKNLTWAWNWAKKRFRRQGFPGGENPFQAVQRYAENRCDRYVPTPEDFAKVLARQTGQDRTMLLAALHLAARKGELFRLNWDDVDFSGCKVRLTSRKTRSGSWKQDWLPMTPELKASMQELRDTRANAEGPVFQALGAFAFDRQYAGEAFSKRNHWLKRECARAGVKEFGLHAVRHLSAVMLYHAGKSVATIQAMLRHENAGTTEVYLKRLGLDPGKLREAIEDVFSRGKISTPGAL; encoded by the coding sequence ATGCCAAGCTTACTCCGCAGAAACGGGACGAAGCGATGGTGTGGTGCCGTGATGGTCAACGGCCAGCGCTCCAGTCATTGGCTCCCGGACGCCTCAAAGGACAGCGAAAGAGCCGCGGCAGCCTGGGAGGCGGCAGAGAAGGTCCGCCTAAAAAATCTACAGGCAGGCGTTCAGACGATCCCCTTGGTTTCCTGGACAGTCCTCCGTCTGGCGACTGAAGCCGGATTGCATTCCAAAGTTAGGGATTCCGCGCGAACGTATGCCGAGAAATACAGAGTCCTTAAACGCTTCGTCCTAAGCATCGGACCAGATACACTGCTTGAGGCTGTTGATGTTGATGCCGCTGAAACCTTTTTGAACAAACAGGCAGAAACGCGAGGCGGGAATGCGGCAAATAAAGACCGTAAGAATCTGACCTGGGCCTGGAATTGGGCAAAGAAGCGGTTTCGGCGCCAAGGCTTTCCCGGTGGAGAAAACCCTTTCCAGGCGGTTCAACGATACGCAGAAAATCGGTGTGATCGCTATGTCCCTACCCCCGAGGACTTTGCCAAGGTTCTGGCCCGGCAGACCGGACAAGACCGGACCATGCTTTTGGCCGCTCTCCATCTGGCTGCCCGCAAAGGGGAGCTTTTCCGACTGAACTGGGATGACGTTGACTTCTCCGGCTGCAAGGTGCGGCTGACATCCAGAAAGACCCGGTCAGGATCATGGAAGCAGGATTGGCTTCCCATGACCCCCGAACTCAAAGCCTCCATGCAAGAGCTTCGCGACACAAGGGCCAATGCCGAAGGTCCTGTATTTCAAGCCCTTGGGGCCTTCGCCTTCGACCGCCAATATGCAGGGGAAGCGTTTAGCAAACGGAACCATTGGCTGAAACGTGAGTGCGCCCGGGCAGGAGTGAAGGAGTTCGGCCTTCATGCCGTCCGCCATCTCTCTGCCGTGATGCTGTATCATGCGGGAAAATCCGTGGCGACAATCCAGGCCATGTTACGCCACGAGAATGCCGGGACCACAGAAGTTTACCTCAAGCGTCTTGGCCTGGACCCGGGGAAGCTAAGAGAAGCCATTGAAGATGTATTCTCAAGAGGGAAAATCTCAACTCCGGGAGCATTATGA
- a CDS encoding Rha family transcriptional regulator, with amino-acid sequence MGKIEINLIDQEPRVDSRLIAKRMGVDHRSTFRLVTKFQDKLEELGIVRFEIAQTGRKGMPQKYAYLNEDQAVFLLTLTRNTPEVVALKLDLTKAFKRYRDAARCALRHAERRTLLEWQTARQEGKTARRELATVLADFVVYARAQGSAHADRYFMNITRMVYRVFFSLPPVVERQLRHTIRDHLDARQLRDLATVEERLALEMDDQMDRGVPYKVIFEQARKFVEALARMFKPSPVVPLGMASPLVASTPRPRPSRMVWLPLIERRVGNA; translated from the coding sequence ATGGGCAAAATCGAAATCAACCTGATCGACCAAGAGCCCCGGGTGGACTCGCGCCTGATCGCCAAGCGCATGGGAGTGGATCACAGGTCCACCTTCCGGCTTGTGACGAAGTTCCAAGACAAGCTGGAAGAGCTCGGAATAGTGCGATTTGAAATCGCACAAACCGGCCGCAAAGGGATGCCCCAAAAGTATGCCTACCTCAACGAGGACCAAGCCGTTTTCTTGCTGACGCTGACCAGGAATACGCCCGAGGTTGTGGCCCTCAAGCTGGACCTGACAAAGGCCTTTAAGCGGTATCGGGATGCTGCCCGTTGCGCCCTGCGACATGCTGAACGCCGAACCCTGCTGGAATGGCAAACAGCCCGGCAGGAGGGAAAGACAGCTCGTCGCGAACTGGCCACCGTCCTGGCCGACTTCGTGGTCTACGCCCGGGCCCAGGGAAGCGCCCATGCCGACCGCTACTTCATGAACATCACGCGCATGGTCTACCGCGTCTTTTTCAGCCTGCCCCCGGTAGTCGAGCGCCAGCTTCGCCATACCATCCGTGACCACTTGGACGCCCGCCAACTTCGTGACCTTGCCACCGTGGAGGAACGCCTTGCCCTGGAGATGGACGACCAGATGGACAGGGGCGTGCCGTACAAGGTCATATTCGAGCAGGCGCGGAAGTTCGTTGAGGCCCTGGCCCGGATGTTCAAGCCGTCGCCTGTCGTGCCGCTGGGGATGGCTTCACCGTTGGTGGCCAGCACCCCCAGGCCTCGGCCTTCCAGGATGGTATGGCTCCCGCTGATCGAACGCCGGGTGGGGAATGCATGA
- a CDS encoding DUF5681 domain-containing protein has translation MAESPLKKQPKQRGAGKRFEPGQSGNPAGKPKGCRSRATMAAQALIDGKAEEVVNKALELALSGDGPVLRAILDRLCPPRKDGPIKVTLPAIESAADIPTVTSALLEAVGKGKLTPAEAQAVAGLVEMHRRALETSELEERISKLEEFKGK, from the coding sequence ATGGCTGAAAGTCCTCTGAAAAAGCAGCCAAAGCAGCGAGGAGCAGGGAAACGCTTCGAGCCCGGCCAGTCGGGGAATCCGGCAGGCAAGCCCAAAGGTTGCCGCTCCCGTGCCACCATGGCCGCACAAGCCCTTATCGACGGCAAGGCGGAGGAAGTCGTCAACAAGGCCCTTGAATTGGCCCTGTCTGGCGATGGTCCGGTTCTGCGGGCGATCCTCGACCGGCTGTGCCCGCCGCGCAAGGACGGTCCCATCAAGGTGACGCTGCCGGCCATCGAGAGTGCTGCTGACATCCCAACCGTGACAAGCGCCCTGCTGGAAGCTGTGGGCAAGGGAAAGTTGACGCCTGCAGAAGCCCAGGCAGTGGCCGGGCTGGTGGAAATGCATCGTCGTGCGCTTGAGACATCAGAGCTTGAGGAACGAATTTCAAAACTTGAGGAGTTCAAGGGTAAATGA
- a CDS encoding ERCC4 domain-containing protein yields MKIVVDSREQAPFPFEGYGAEVMQGTLTAGDYSLVGLEPLVAVERKSLPDLVQCLGRERPRFERELERLRGFESAAVVVESPMSALALGEYRSALNPKAAYESVVAFMCRYKLTFYFAQDRRGAERFTFSFLRHFQRTIARRYASVAKSQAPAKGKAA; encoded by the coding sequence ATGAAGATCGTCGTGGATAGTCGGGAGCAGGCCCCTTTCCCATTCGAGGGCTACGGCGCGGAGGTCATGCAGGGGACGTTGACGGCCGGGGACTACTCTCTTGTCGGGCTGGAACCTCTGGTAGCCGTGGAGCGTAAAAGCCTGCCCGACCTTGTGCAATGTCTCGGAAGGGAACGTCCGAGGTTTGAGCGCGAGCTTGAGCGGCTGCGCGGCTTCGAGTCCGCTGCCGTGGTGGTCGAATCGCCCATGTCCGCCCTGGCCCTCGGTGAATACCGATCCGCCCTCAATCCGAAGGCCGCCTATGAATCCGTGGTGGCTTTCATGTGCAGATACAAGCTGACGTTCTACTTCGCTCAGGATCGGCGTGGTGCCGAGCGATTCACTTTCTCGTTCCTGCGCCATTTTCAACGAACGATTGCACGACGTTATGCGTCTGTCGCGAAATCCCAGGCCCCGGCAAAGGGGAAAGCGGCATGA
- a CDS encoding zinc-binding protein: protein MNLLDLIPAGLKYVSATSGGEYAGPCPWCGGEDRFRVWPDHPSGATGGKFMCRGCGKSGDAIAFIMEHGGVGYVEACRLLGTEPKSTEASHARKATIWEPKASVLPGATWIARAGQFIDRCAAALAAGGPGLDYARGRGLTAKTCAALRIGWNDRDRYEDRAAWGLPEEINPKTGKPRRVWLPSGLVIPTLRAGQVAAVKIRRAAWAPEDELPKYCAVSGGGKLPMVLAPGKGKPCILLEGELDAVLCAQAARDFVTAIALRTAKAKPDAEAHALLTAASLILVATDADEAGATAWPWWREHYPRAVRWPTPHGKDPGDLMAEPGMVRAWIEAGLPQVDATGLSWLPGAPDIDHPDFDGWWAAFDLCDLAQHHALRVVMAGGRLRLVYPANPHPDLVGYAKSLFADALPFLEQHMGELPTQEAQHG from the coding sequence ATGAACCTCCTGGACCTCATTCCTGCCGGGTTGAAATACGTCTCCGCGACAAGCGGCGGCGAGTACGCCGGCCCTTGCCCTTGGTGCGGCGGCGAGGATCGTTTCCGCGTCTGGCCCGATCACCCAAGCGGTGCGACCGGCGGGAAGTTTATGTGCCGTGGCTGCGGCAAGTCGGGCGATGCCATAGCGTTCATCATGGAGCACGGCGGTGTGGGTTACGTCGAGGCATGCCGGCTTCTGGGCACAGAACCAAAATCCACCGAGGCGAGCCACGCTCGTAAGGCTACCATCTGGGAGCCGAAGGCCTCCGTTCTGCCTGGTGCAACCTGGATCGCTCGCGCCGGTCAGTTCATTGACCGTTGCGCCGCCGCTCTGGCCGCTGGTGGTCCTGGGCTCGATTACGCTCGAGGCCGAGGCCTGACCGCCAAGACGTGCGCCGCGCTACGGATCGGCTGGAACGACCGCGACCGCTATGAGGACCGCGCCGCTTGGGGGTTGCCCGAAGAGATCAACCCCAAAACGGGAAAGCCCAGACGTGTCTGGCTTCCGTCTGGTCTGGTCATTCCGACCTTGCGCGCCGGCCAGGTGGCCGCCGTCAAAATCCGCCGGGCTGCGTGGGCGCCCGAAGACGAGTTGCCGAAATACTGCGCAGTCTCAGGTGGTGGGAAGCTGCCCATGGTCCTGGCTCCGGGCAAGGGTAAGCCCTGCATTCTTCTTGAAGGCGAACTGGACGCCGTTTTGTGTGCTCAGGCGGCCCGCGACTTTGTGACCGCCATCGCCTTGAGGACGGCCAAGGCCAAACCCGATGCCGAGGCCCATGCGCTGTTGACCGCCGCGTCGTTGATTCTGGTGGCGACCGACGCCGACGAAGCAGGTGCGACCGCTTGGCCGTGGTGGCGAGAGCATTACCCCCGGGCCGTCAGGTGGCCGACGCCACATGGGAAAGACCCGGGCGACCTGATGGCCGAGCCGGGCATGGTCAGAGCCTGGATCGAGGCCGGGCTTCCTCAGGTCGATGCCACTGGCCTTTCTTGGCTGCCGGGCGCTCCTGACATCGACCACCCGGACTTTGACGGCTGGTGGGCGGCATTCGACCTGTGCGACCTTGCTCAACACCATGCCCTGCGCGTGGTCATGGCTGGCGGCCGGCTGCGTCTTGTCTACCCGGCCAATCCCCATCCCGATCTTGTTGGCTACGCGAAAAGCCTTTTCGCGGATGCTCTCCCTTTTCTCGAACAACACATGGGCGAATTGCCCACCCAGGAGGCGCAGCATGGATAG
- a CDS encoding helicase RepA family protein: MSAPPDREEIRRQVESRVAQEESARQGTGQDDEKYHGFFARLDLSQFDTGRFLDEEPPPLDWVLADSLLAGVVGYVAGAQGTGKSRFLLQIGAAVATGHTGFLGEALRPARKGKVLAVFCEEDRRVLWRRVRRMFRAFCPRHAESDGRRVTVLPHPAEADFRANFITIPAAGQDLRLIEVAGGDAQPSRNFFELLTLAKSIPSLALVILDPQSRLFGQNENDNSAATTFCSLLERLAQETGAAVLCCAHTTKGGAKKKDGSMDLQAALHQDAMRGASGFSAAARWQLNLVSLPGKTARVEGVDSKAADGQYLAGKVCKANDAPLGEVFYLRRDHDGTLRHIEPERSEEDKALEAQLVERITAEVRRREVEGEPALTVKALGDVFPARWKEDISGATKTAVRAAAAAAILDGELFEVRRRSGNGSLHNFLCTTLHAGQIDSSQLRTVENAGQNAGQEMADSTGQKTPSGINTLSSKEKNAGQRKCRTEGPSGTQPIEITVPDSRTASPSKEGENACPAFPLIASLDAETQKEEARS; this comes from the coding sequence ATGAGCGCCCCTCCCGACCGCGAGGAAATCCGACGCCAGGTCGAAAGCCGTGTCGCCCAAGAAGAGTCCGCCCGGCAAGGCACAGGCCAGGACGACGAGAAGTATCATGGTTTCTTCGCGCGCCTGGACCTGTCCCAGTTCGACACCGGCCGGTTCCTGGACGAAGAGCCGCCACCCCTGGATTGGGTTTTGGCTGATTCTCTTCTTGCCGGGGTTGTCGGCTATGTCGCAGGGGCCCAGGGAACCGGAAAAAGCCGTTTTCTGCTCCAGATAGGTGCGGCTGTAGCCACGGGCCATACGGGCTTTTTAGGGGAAGCACTGCGGCCGGCCAGGAAAGGCAAAGTGCTCGCTGTCTTCTGTGAGGAAGACCGCCGCGTCCTCTGGCGTCGGGTCCGCCGCATGTTCCGGGCCTTCTGTCCCAGACACGCCGAGTCTGATGGCCGACGCGTCACCGTTCTCCCTCATCCTGCAGAAGCCGATTTCCGGGCCAACTTCATTACCATCCCGGCCGCCGGCCAGGACCTGCGACTTATCGAGGTTGCCGGCGGCGATGCCCAACCCTCTCGGAACTTCTTCGAGCTCCTGACCTTGGCGAAGTCCATCCCTAGCTTGGCCCTGGTCATCCTGGACCCGCAATCCCGTCTTTTCGGACAAAACGAAAACGACAACTCGGCCGCCACCACTTTTTGCTCCCTGCTTGAACGTCTCGCCCAGGAGACGGGCGCGGCGGTCCTGTGCTGCGCCCATACCACGAAGGGTGGTGCCAAGAAAAAGGACGGCTCCATGGATCTTCAAGCCGCCCTTCACCAGGACGCCATGCGCGGCGCGTCCGGTTTTTCCGCTGCGGCGCGGTGGCAACTGAACCTGGTTTCTTTGCCCGGCAAGACGGCCAGGGTCGAGGGCGTGGACAGCAAGGCAGCCGATGGCCAGTACCTCGCCGGGAAGGTCTGCAAGGCCAATGACGCCCCTTTGGGCGAAGTCTTCTACCTGCGCCGCGACCACGACGGAACGCTACGCCATATCGAGCCCGAACGATCCGAAGAGGACAAGGCCCTGGAGGCCCAGCTTGTGGAAAGGATCACGGCCGAGGTTCGGCGACGAGAGGTTGAGGGTGAGCCGGCCTTGACCGTCAAAGCCCTGGGCGACGTTTTCCCGGCAAGATGGAAGGAGGACATTTCCGGGGCGACAAAGACGGCTGTCAGGGCTGCGGCCGCCGCCGCGATTCTGGACGGGGAGCTGTTTGAGGTTCGGCGGCGTAGTGGGAATGGGAGCCTTCACAACTTCTTGTGCACGACTCTGCATGCAGGTCAAATTGATTCTAGCCAATTGAGAACGGTCGAGAATGCCGGACAGAATGCCGGACAGGAAATGGCGGACAGCACCGGACAAAAAACGCCGTCCGGCATTAACACACTGTCATCTAAAGAAAAAAATGCCGGACAGCGTAAATGCCGGACAGAAGGCCCGTCCGGCACGCAACCTATTGAAATCACAGTGCCGGACAGCCGGACAGCCTCTCCCTCTAAAGAGGGGGAAAATGCCTGTCCGGCATTTCCCCTCATAGCCTCATTGGATGCCGAAACCCAGAAAGAGGAGGCCCGGTCATGA
- a CDS encoding AlpA family phage regulatory protein has translation MQQVRIRRKPWVTEVTGLSPSTYRRLEMAGQFPKRIKLSKSAVGWIEAEVLAWVESRKAEGVGYVQ, from the coding sequence ATGCAGCAAGTGCGAATCCGCAGAAAACCCTGGGTCACTGAGGTCACCGGCCTTTCGCCCTCGACCTACCGTCGCCTTGAGATGGCCGGACAATTTCCGAAGCGAATCAAGTTGTCCAAGTCCGCTGTTGGCTGGATTGAGGCCGAAGTCTTGGCGTGGGTGGAGTCCCGGAAGGCCGAGGGGGTGGGGTATGTTCAGTAA
- a CDS encoding type II toxin-antitoxin system HicB family antitoxin yields MLRYPVVLTPDDNATILAEVPDIPGTVTFGQDEAEALDMALDAAMTMLCAIMDDGEDIPSPSEPAAGQPVIELPPMAVVKLAIYQAMKDQGVSQLKMAARLHTDPKSVRRLLDLYHRSKWDHLEMALECLGYRVQVRVEPSPIYPGFFGNRGKERVWG; encoded by the coding sequence ATGCTGCGCTATCCTGTCGTGCTGACCCCGGATGACAACGCGACCATTCTTGCCGAGGTGCCCGACATCCCCGGGACCGTCACTTTCGGCCAGGACGAAGCCGAGGCACTGGATATGGCGCTTGACGCCGCCATGACCATGCTGTGCGCCATTATGGACGACGGCGAGGATATTCCCAGCCCGAGCGAGCCCGCGGCAGGGCAACCAGTCATCGAACTGCCGCCCATGGCCGTGGTCAAGCTGGCCATCTATCAGGCCATGAAGGATCAGGGCGTCAGCCAATTGAAGATGGCAGCCCGGTTGCATACCGATCCGAAGTCCGTCCGCCGGTTGCTGGACCTCTACCACCGGAGCAAGTGGGATCACCTGGAAATGGCCCTTGAATGCCTCGGCTACCGCGTCCAGGTGCGAGTGGAGCCTTCACCGATCTATCCAGGGTTCTTCGGGAATCGAGGCAAAGAGCGCGTCTGGGGATAA
- a CDS encoding type II toxin-antitoxin system HicA family toxin — MRRLVALGVVVEPARGKGGHCLLRHGGKKAPLPVHGDADLGPVFIKMLCKQLGIDPKEL, encoded by the coding sequence TTGCGACGACTAGTCGCCCTCGGCGTGGTGGTCGAGCCGGCCCGGGGTAAAGGCGGCCATTGCCTGCTTCGCCATGGCGGCAAGAAAGCCCCACTCCCTGTCCACGGAGACGCGGACCTCGGCCCGGTCTTCATCAAAATGCTGTGCAAGCAGTTGGGCATTGATCCCAAGGAGCTTTAA
- a CDS encoding tyrosine-type recombinase/integrase: MGLTDLQIKRLVPQEKRFEVGDGKGLYVRVFPSGVKAWVFRYNFEGIPRRMTLGKYPVVSLAEARELHGKALADVERGVDPGAKALDAKRARKAAPTFADLLEEFWDRELKQCKTAAERRRLVEKDAIPAWGHRKVVDLKRRDIVVLLDDVRERAPITANRLLGVLVRMFAFAAERGIIEDSPATRIRRPSEKPRERVLTDEEIRLFWHGLDKLDSYPTTKLALKFILVTGQRSGEVTGLPWNEIEEDWWGLPPERMKEGRAHRVPLTPLALEILEEARQYDDGSGFVFTSASGKNTKGHIVPMTLSSGLQRHLPELGIKDPFTPHDLRRTVRTKLAEIGIDDVTAEKVLGHQLQGVLKIYNRHHYNQEKRAALLAWERRLCRILGIEARVPGKVVSFPGRKAEGE; encoded by the coding sequence ATGGGACTTACAGACCTTCAGATTAAGCGCCTTGTACCCCAGGAGAAGCGTTTTGAAGTTGGTGACGGGAAAGGGCTCTATGTGAGGGTGTTTCCCTCCGGGGTGAAGGCATGGGTGTTTCGGTACAATTTCGAGGGCATCCCCAGGCGGATGACATTGGGGAAATATCCGGTCGTGTCGCTGGCCGAGGCCCGGGAGCTTCACGGCAAGGCCCTGGCGGATGTGGAGCGTGGGGTTGATCCTGGGGCAAAGGCCCTGGACGCCAAGCGGGCGCGGAAGGCGGCTCCGACCTTTGCCGACCTTCTTGAAGAATTCTGGGACCGGGAGTTGAAGCAATGCAAAACCGCCGCTGAGCGTCGCCGTCTTGTGGAGAAGGACGCTATTCCTGCCTGGGGGCATCGCAAGGTGGTAGACCTCAAGCGCCGGGACATCGTGGTGCTTCTCGATGATGTGCGGGAGCGTGCGCCTATCACTGCCAATCGCTTGCTTGGCGTCTTGGTCCGCATGTTCGCCTTTGCTGCCGAGCGCGGCATTATCGAAGACAGCCCGGCAACGCGGATCAGGCGGCCGAGCGAGAAGCCCCGTGAGCGCGTCCTGACCGATGAGGAGATACGCCTTTTCTGGCACGGCCTGGACAAGCTGGACAGCTACCCGACAACGAAGCTGGCCTTGAAGTTCATCCTCGTGACCGGGCAGCGGTCCGGGGAAGTCACCGGCCTGCCGTGGAATGAAATCGAGGAGGATTGGTGGGGCCTACCGCCCGAGCGCATGAAGGAGGGGAGGGCACACCGTGTCCCCCTGACGCCCCTTGCCCTGGAAATCCTGGAGGAGGCCCGCCAGTACGACGATGGGTCGGGCTTCGTGTTCACTTCGGCGTCTGGCAAGAACACGAAGGGCCATATCGTTCCGATGACGCTTTCGAGCGGGTTGCAGCGCCATCTTCCCGAATTGGGCATCAAGGACCCGTTCACGCCCCACGACCTGCGCCGCACGGTGCGTACCAAGCTTGCCGAGATTGGCATAGACGACGTGACGGCCGAAAAGGTCCTCGGCCACCAACTCCAAGGCGTGCTCAAAATCTACAACCGGCATCACTACAATCAGGAGAAGCGGGCCGCGCTACTGGCCTGGGAGCGCCGGCTTTGCCGCATCCTTGGGATTGAGGCCAGGGTGCCGGGCAAGGTGGTCTCCTTTCCCGGAAGAAAAGCCGAAGGAGAGTAG
- a CDS encoding 4Fe-4S dicluster domain-containing protein translates to MSENATTTLPETAETRLPDEHREEAQPPEKKLLLSRRKMLGFLGIQVAASALAITNAVAAPKNFKPGCTNRGITPAQLPNARAWLVTDPTTCVGCRSCEIVCSLSHDDTCQPAIARIHTLYDPMHSLSKLCSMTEACKQCNMADCYLACQYDALVLDQKTGARVIDPKKCQGCGECFDACPWNMVAYNEAKGIYSKCDLCGGDPLCVKYCPADAIKYVELG, encoded by the coding sequence ATGAGCGAAAATGCGACCACAACCCTGCCTGAAACAGCGGAAACGCGTCTTCCCGACGAGCACCGGGAAGAGGCACAGCCACCCGAGAAGAAGTTACTCCTCAGCCGCAGAAAGATGCTCGGTTTTCTGGGCATTCAGGTAGCCGCCAGCGCGCTGGCCATCACCAATGCCGTGGCCGCGCCCAAGAACTTCAAGCCGGGGTGCACCAACCGAGGCATCACCCCGGCCCAACTGCCCAATGCCCGGGCCTGGCTCGTCACGGACCCGACCACCTGCGTCGGCTGCCGGAGCTGCGAGATCGTCTGCTCCCTGTCGCACGACGACACCTGTCAGCCGGCCATCGCCCGCATCCACACCCTGTACGATCCCATGCACTCCCTGAGCAAACTCTGCTCCATGACCGAGGCGTGCAAGCAGTGCAACATGGCCGACTGCTACCTGGCCTGCCAGTACGACGCCCTGGTTCTGGACCAAAAGACCGGCGCCCGGGTCATCGATCCGAAGAAATGCCAGGGATGCGGCGAATGTTTCGATGCCTGCCCGTGGAACATGGTGGCCTACAACGAGGCCAAGGGCATCTACTCCAAGTGCGACCTGTGCGGCGGCGACCCGTTATGCGTGAAGTATTGCCCGGCCGACGCGATCAAGTACGTTGAATTGGGATAA